The Haloarcula laminariae genomic sequence TAGCCCTCGACCGTGTCCGGCACGACGAAGTTCCAGAAGGCCTCCCAGACGTCGGGCTCGGCGAACTGGAGTATCGGCTGGATGCGGTCGTGGGGCGGGTAGATGTCGGGGTCGTGACGCGGCGAGAAGAACGTCTCGTCGGCGCGGGACTCCTGCTCGTCCCAGCGGATACCCGAGAGGATGCCGTCGACGTCGTGCTCCTCGATGGCGTCGTTCAGCGCCACCGTCTTCAGCAGGTGGTTGCCGACGTAGGTGTCCAGCAGGAACGGGAACGTGTCCTCCTCGTATTCGAGGATGTTCCGGACGTGGTGCTGGTTGTGCTCGGAGAGCTCCGAGATGGGGATGTCGTCGCCGGGGGTGAGCCCGTTCTCCTCGACGTAGTTACCGACGTCCTCGTTGCGGGCCCAGATGACGTCCAGGTCCCACTCCTCGGCCCAGTGCTCGACGTAGTCGATGAGCTCGTCGAAGTGCTGGTAGTGGTCGATGAAGACGACCGGCGGCACTTCGAGGTCGAAGCGGTCGGCGACCTCCTTGACGAAGTACAGCGTCAGCGTGGAGTCTTTCCCGCCGGTCCACATGACGACCGGGTTCTCGTACTGTTCGAGGCCCTGTTTCGTGACCTCGATCGCCTTCTCTATCTTGTGGTTGACCGTCGGGTATTCTTCGGGTTCCTCGCCCTCGCCGTCGGTGTAGTCGACGTCGAGATAGTCGGGGAACTCGGCTGTTTCGGACATCGTGTAATGACATATAATTACTGGCTGTAAGAACTTTTTGGATGCACAGACGGCGTGTGTCTCACTCTCACGCCCGTTGTGGACCGGTCCCACGGTTTTTCCCGACGACGCCCCTGGGTCCGGTATGAGCTCCCGCCTGGCTGCCACGCGGGCCATCTACCGCCGCTGGCTCCGCCGCTACGTGCCCGTCGCGGCGCTGATTCTGGGCGCGAGCACCGTCGCCGGCTTCCTGCTCGGGAGCGTGGTCCCGATAGGGGCGCTCCCGACGCCCGAGAGCGGGGCTCCCTCCCCGTTCCCCGCGTTGACGACAGTCGACCTCGCGGCCAATAACCTCCTCGCGATGCTCGCGCTGGCGCTTGGCGCCGTCTCGCTCGGTTTCGTCACCGCCGTCGGACTCGTCCTCAACGGGCTGGTCATCGGCGCCGTCGTCGGCATCGCCGTCCAGGGGACCGACCCGCTCGTCGTCGCGGCGCTCATCGTCCCCCACGGCGTCCTGGAGATTCCGGCCCTGCTCGTCGCCTCGGCCGTCGGCCTGCGGTTTGGCTGGCTCACGGTCCGATACATCCGCGGGCTGGAGGACCGGCTCGTCACACGGCGGGACCTGCGCGAGGCGGGGTGGCTCCTCGCGGTCTCGTCGCTGTTCATCGTCGTCGCTGCCTACATCGAAGCCAACGTCACAATAGCGCTGGCCGAAGCGGTCGCCGGCGGAGCGCTCGGAAACGTCTGAACCGCACCGGAGAACTAGCTGATGAACTCGTTGTCGCGCCAGTTGACGCCCTCTTCCTCGTCCTCGTCAGCGGGGTCCTCGACCACGTTAATCGACGCGGGATGTTCCTCGCCGTCAACGATGCGGATGGCTTCCAGTTCCCCGTCGACGGCGGCGATAGCGGTCAGTGTGCCCTTCTCCGCGACCTTCGCAACCTCACAGAGCACTTCGAACATCTCGTACTGCAGGGCCGTGTTCTGCAGGACGGTCTCGCGGTCGCCCTTGAAGCAGGCGTACTCGACGAGTTCCGACTCGATTTCCTCTTCCTCCTCTTCGAGCGCGCCCCACTGGGGGCCGCCGCCGGCCGACCCGGTCGAGGCGGCGCCGGTGGGCCCCATCTCGTCGGGGTCCTCCTCGTAGACGCGGTTCTCGGTAACGCTGGCTTTCAGCTGTGCCGTCGGCGTGTACTTGCTCATGCTGTCGTCCTTCGCGACGGCACTGACGATGAGCGTGTTGTTCCGACGGGTGATGTCTACGTCAGCGATCTCCGGCGGGAGGTCGGGCTCCTCGAAGAAATCGTACGCGTCTTCCAGTGGCAGTTCGAGCGTCGAATGGAGTCTGTATACACGGCTGGTCATGGTTGGGAGAGTGTGTCAAGTCGTCGACGGCCGTCCGCTGACGCTGGTGTCAACCTAATGTAGGACCCACGTGCTTATATGACCTGCCCTTCTATTCTATCAGTTGACTGTAGTGTGCGGGTTACTCACTCACAGGCGTGGCCTACGACATGGGGTCCCGTCAGTCGTCGTCGGCCGTCGCCGCGTCGGCCGCGTCGCCCTCGATGCTCGGGGGGTATTTCCCGCGGTCCAGTTCGAGGTCCGACGCGGGCCGGGCCATGCAGGTCAGCGCGTAGTTCTCCCGCTCCTCTTCGGTGAGCCCGCGCGCCGCCGGCTGGACGACCTCCCCGGAGAGAATCTCGGCCGAACAGGCCAGACACATCCCCACGCGACAGGAGTACTCCTGGGCGATGCCCTCCTCGATGCAGCGCGAGAGGATGGTCTCCTTCTCCGAGACCGTTATCTCCTCGCCGGTCCCGACGAAGGAGACGGTGTAGTCAGTCATACCCTCGGGTTTGCCGGCCCCCGTCTAAACTCTTTATTCCCGACGCTGTGCCGACAGACCCATAGTCGGAACGATTTTTGCGCTCCGGGGTGGACGGGAGTGCATGACCACACACCAGTACGACGTGGCCGTCGTCGGGGCGGGGACGTCGGGCTGTTACGCCGCCGCGACCATCGCCGACGCGGGCTACGACGTCGTCGTCGTCGAGCGCAAAGACGCCGAGGAGGCGGGCCACATCGCCTGCGGAGACGCGCTGAAGGGGGCCAGCGACTTCCCCGACGCCATCCCGAAGTCACAGCTCGAACCGGCCTTTACCAACACGGACGTCGACCACGGGCGCTTCGAGATTCCCCAGGAGGACACGGTGCTGGAGATTCCCGTCCCGGGCGAGCTGGCCGTCATCGACCGCTGGGAGTACGGCCGCTGTCTCATCGAGGGGGCCGACGAGTCCGGCGTCGAGTTCCACTACGACACCGTCGTCCAGGACGTTCGGCAGACCGACGGCGGGACCGTCACCGGGTTCGAAGCGATTCGCAAGGGCGACCCGGTCACCTACGACGCCGAGATAGTCATCGACGCCGCCGGCGCGCTCTCCCTGCTGCAGGACAAGGCCGACTTCGAGGACGCCACGTTCGACACGAACGTCCGCTACTCGCAGTTCTGCTCGGCCTACCGGGAGATCGTCGAGGTCGAGGAACCCGTCGAGTGGGACGACGCCCTCGTCTTCAAGCCCACCGAGCGGTCCGCGGGCTACCTCTGGTACTTCCCGCGCACGGACACCGAGATAAACGCCGGCCTCGGGTTCCAGATGAACGAGGAACCGATGGAACTGGTCGACGACCTCAAGCGCGACCTCCGGGGCCGCCCCGAGTTCGAGGGCGCCGAGGTCACGGACAAACTCGGCGCCGCCCTGCCGACGCGGCGGCCCTACGACTCGGCGGTCGCGCCGGGCTACATGGCCGTCGGCGACGCCGCGGGCCACGTCAACCCCACCACCGGCGGCGGCATCGCCGGCGCGGCCTACGCCGGCACGTACGCCGCCGAGCAGGCCATCGACGCCATCGCGGACGGCCGCACCGACGACGAGGACGCCCTCTGGGAGTACAACGTCAACGTGATGGACCACTTCGGGGCGCGCTACGCCGCCCTGGACGTGTACAACATCTTCACCACGGCCTACGACATCGACGACCTGATGGCCCTGCTCGCGGCCATCCCGGGCGAGAAGCTGGCGGAGGCCCTCTACGGCGGGTCGACCAGCCTCGGCCTCGGCCTCAAGCTCAAGATGGCCGTCAAGAGCGTCGGCCACTGGGGGACGATTCGGGACCTCTACCAGACGAAGAAGGCTGCCGACCGGCTGCTCGACCACTACGAGTCCTACCCGAGCGACCGGTCGGGCTTCGAGGCCTGGCAACAGGAACGGGACGCCATCATGGACGACATCTACGCCGTCACCGGCGCCGAGCCGAAGTACTGACCGGTCCCCGTCGCTCGCTACCCTAACTGTTCGATAGCGCCCGCCAGTACGTCCACGCCGATGGCCAGCGAGCGCTCGTCCACGTCGAAGGTCGGCGTGTGGTGGCCCCCGGGGTGGTCGGTGCCGACGCCGACGAAGCTCGCCCGGCCGCCCCGCTCTTGGACCCGCTCCATCAGATACGTCGCGTCCTCGCTGCCCCCCAGCGGCGCGCTGTGGACCACGCTGTCGACGCCCTCCACGCCCTCGGCTACCGCGTACACCACGTCGGCCAGGGCGGCGTCGCTCTCGGCGCTGGGGGCCTCCGCGAGCGTCGCCACCTCCGACTCACAGCCGTGCATCCCGGCGGCGTGTGTCACCACCGACTCGGCCCGGTCGCTCATGTACTCCATCAGCTCGGTCGTCTCACCCCGGACTTCGCCTTCGAGCGTCGCCGATTCGGGCACGATATTCGATGCGGTCCCGCCCGAGACCACGCCGGCGTTGACCCGTGTCGCGCCGTCCTCGTGGCGGCGGATGGCGTGGAGGTTCTGGACCGCCGTCGCGAGCGCCTGAACGGCGTCCCGACCGGCCGCCGGGTGGCCGCCGGCGTGGGCCGACTCGCCCCGGAAATTCGCCTCGAACTGCCGCACCGCCAGGAAGCCGTTCACGCCGGCGACCACCTCGCCCGTGGGGTGGTCCAGCCCGATGTGGAGCGCGAGCAGGTGGTCGACGTCGTCCAGCACACCGCTTTCCGCGACCGCGCGGCCGCCGCCGATGACCTCCTCAGCGGGCTGGAACAGCAGCTTGAACGTGCCAGCGAAGTCGCTCTCGACGACGGCTTCGAGGACGCCGATGCCGATGGCGGCGTGAGCGTCGTGGCCGCAGGCGTGCATGTACCCCTCGGTGCCGGAGCGAAAGCCCGCCCGGGCCGGCGCGTGTGTCCGGTCGTCCGCTTCGGTAATCGGCAGCGCGTCGATGTCCACCCGCAGCGCGACCGTCGGGCCGTCACCGCCGTCGACGGTCGCCAGCGCGCCGGTGAAGCCGCCGGCACACTGGTCGAGTACGTCCTCGCGGGCGCCCGCCTCGCGAGCCCGCTCGCGCCACTGCCCGAGCGTCTCCCCGTCGGGGACCGCCATCCGGGTGTCGCCGTCGAGTAGCTCCGGGCCGACACGCAACTCGTCGACGCCGATGCGCTCTACTTCCTCGACGATGCGACTCGTCGTCCGGTACTCACACCAGGCCGGTTCGGGGTGGCGGTGCAGGTCCCGTCGGAGGGCCGCCAACTGCTCGTGGTCCATACCGGGTCGAGGGGACGAGAGACCTTATCACCCGCTCCCGGGTGGGGTCTGTTGCTCGACGTCGACCTCGACGTGGACCGTCGCCGGGAAGGCCTCGGCGGTCACCTCGCGGGCGAACCCCTCGTAGCCGACGATGTCGATGGTCCGCTCGTAGACCGTGTAGCTCCACGGGTCGAAGCGGCCGCCGTCTGGGCCCAGCGTCTTCGACCGGGGGACGCGGAGCTTGCGGGGCTGTTTCGGACGCGGCCCTTTCAGCTCCACGCCCTTGCGCTCGGCGCGGGCCTTGATGTCCGCCACGACGTCGTCGAGGCGGTGGCGGTCCCCACTCGTGAGGGTCAGAGTCGTGACGTACGGCATTGACGGGGAGAAGACCGGCGACCACCAAAAGCCCAGCCTTTCGCACCTGCGCCCGTCTCCGATATTCTCTTAAGTACCCGTGATGTAAAATCAGGTAATGATAGAGGCCACGAGCGCGGGAGCCATCCTCTTTCGCGATACGCGTGGCCGGCGGGAGTACCTCCTGCTCAAGAGCCGACCCGGGGACTGGGAGTTTCCCAAGGGCGGCGTCGAGGGCGAGGAAGAGCTCCAGCAGACCGCCATACGCGAAGTGAAAGAGGAGGCCGGAATCGGTGATTTCCGGCTTTTAGACGGGTTCCGCGAGGACTACGACTACGTGTTCGAGGCGAACGGCAACACCATCCACAAGACGGTGCACCTGTTCGTCGCGAAATCGTTC encodes the following:
- a CDS encoding phosphoadenosine phosphosulfate reductase family protein; this translates as MSETAEFPDYLDVDYTDGEGEEPEEYPTVNHKIEKAIEVTKQGLEQYENPVVMWTGGKDSTLTLYFVKEVADRFDLEVPPVVFIDHYQHFDELIDYVEHWAEEWDLDVIWARNEDVGNYVEENGLTPGDDIPISELSEHNQHHVRNILEYEEDTFPFLLDTYVGNHLLKTVALNDAIEEHDVDGILSGIRWDEQESRADETFFSPRHDPDIYPPHDRIQPILQFAEPDVWEAFWNFVVPDTVEGYPEEGYVPQGQDDLPEGIEKEDVPVSPKYFAGFRSLGSEVSTDKSADEPAWLQDMANTTERAGRAQDKEDLMERLRDLGYM
- a CDS encoding stage II sporulation protein M; amino-acid sequence: MSSRLAATRAIYRRWLRRYVPVAALILGASTVAGFLLGSVVPIGALPTPESGAPSPFPALTTVDLAANNLLAMLALALGAVSLGFVTAVGLVLNGLVIGAVVGIAVQGTDPLVVAALIVPHGVLEIPALLVASAVGLRFGWLTVRYIRGLEDRLVTRRDLREAGWLLAVSSLFIVVAAYIEANVTIALAEAVAGGALGNV
- a CDS encoding DUF7110 family protein, which encodes MTSRVYRLHSTLELPLEDAYDFFEEPDLPPEIADVDITRRNNTLIVSAVAKDDSMSKYTPTAQLKASVTENRVYEEDPDEMGPTGAASTGSAGGGPQWGALEEEEEEIESELVEYACFKGDRETVLQNTALQYEMFEVLCEVAKVAEKGTLTAIAAVDGELEAIRIVDGEEHPASINVVEDPADEDEEEGVNWRDNEFIS
- a CDS encoding 2Fe-2S iron-sulfur cluster-binding protein, encoding MTDYTVSFVGTGEEITVSEKETILSRCIEEGIAQEYSCRVGMCLACSAEILSGEVVQPAARGLTEEERENYALTCMARPASDLELDRGKYPPSIEGDAADAATADDD
- a CDS encoding geranylgeranyl reductase family protein — encoded protein: MTTHQYDVAVVGAGTSGCYAAATIADAGYDVVVVERKDAEEAGHIACGDALKGASDFPDAIPKSQLEPAFTNTDVDHGRFEIPQEDTVLEIPVPGELAVIDRWEYGRCLIEGADESGVEFHYDTVVQDVRQTDGGTVTGFEAIRKGDPVTYDAEIVIDAAGALSLLQDKADFEDATFDTNVRYSQFCSAYREIVEVEEPVEWDDALVFKPTERSAGYLWYFPRTDTEINAGLGFQMNEEPMELVDDLKRDLRGRPEFEGAEVTDKLGAALPTRRPYDSAVAPGYMAVGDAAGHVNPTTGGGIAGAAYAGTYAAEQAIDAIADGRTDDEDALWEYNVNVMDHFGARYAALDVYNIFTTAYDIDDLMALLAAIPGEKLAEALYGGSTSLGLGLKLKMAVKSVGHWGTIRDLYQTKKAADRLLDHYESYPSDRSGFEAWQQERDAIMDDIYAVTGAEPKY
- a CDS encoding amidohydrolase, with product MDHEQLAALRRDLHRHPEPAWCEYRTTSRIVEEVERIGVDELRVGPELLDGDTRMAVPDGETLGQWRERAREAGAREDVLDQCAGGFTGALATVDGGDGPTVALRVDIDALPITEADDRTHAPARAGFRSGTEGYMHACGHDAHAAIGIGVLEAVVESDFAGTFKLLFQPAEEVIGGGRAVAESGVLDDVDHLLALHIGLDHPTGEVVAGVNGFLAVRQFEANFRGESAHAGGHPAAGRDAVQALATAVQNLHAIRRHEDGATRVNAGVVSGGTASNIVPESATLEGEVRGETTELMEYMSDRAESVVTHAAGMHGCESEVATLAEAPSAESDAALADVVYAVAEGVEGVDSVVHSAPLGGSEDATYLMERVQERGGRASFVGVGTDHPGGHHTPTFDVDERSLAIGVDVLAGAIEQLG
- a CDS encoding uS10/mL48 family ribosomal protein, which produces MPYVTTLTLTSGDRHRLDDVVADIKARAERKGVELKGPRPKQPRKLRVPRSKTLGPDGGRFDPWSYTVYERTIDIVGYEGFAREVTAEAFPATVHVEVDVEQQTPPGSG
- a CDS encoding bis(5'-nucleosyl)-tetraphosphatase yields the protein MIEATSAGAILFRDTRGRREYLLLKSRPGDWEFPKGGVEGEEELQQTAIREVKEEAGIGDFRLLDGFREDYDYVFEANGNTIHKTVHLFVAKSFEASAELSTEHRDLQWRDYEQAINTVTQDGPREILEQAHEFLDEREDEDETEE